The nucleotide window CACCAACTGACGCACAGATCCAGAAGGGTCGGCGATCACGCTGTGAGCACCTTTCAGCAACACCACGACACCACTGCGTTCGGCAGCAGCTGCAGCACGTTCCAGCGGAGACCCCTGATCGCAAAAGGGAAAAAGACGTTCAAATTCCTGGGGGTGGGGGGTGATCCAAGTCGGTCCCATCCGCTTCAGGAACCATCGCCACCCCTCAACGTCCCCGGACAGTTGATTGAGCGCATCGGCATCAAGCACCAACAGGCCCCGGAAGGTCTGCAACGGTTCGGCCCAGCCTCGCCAGACCCCTTCCATCAGTCCCAGACCTGGCCCCAGTAACAAGGCATCCAACCGGCTGAGATCGCTCCGCTCCAGAGCTGCCCCCCAAAGCAGTGATCCGCTGTCATCAGACTCGAGAGCAGGCTCCGAGACCACTTCCGGGGCCCATTGCCAGAGCTGTTGATCCACCACTTTCGGTAGAGCGGCCCGCACACTGCCGGCACCACTGGCCAAGGCCCCCCGCACTGCAAGGTGAGCCGCACCGCGATAACGCTCGCTGCCAGCGATCAACAGCAAACGTCCGCGTTCGTACTTCATCGCCGTGCTTTTCTCAGCAGGAACCGGCAGGGTCTTGAGGTCTGAAGCCCCCACCTGAAACACCAGGGGAGACGTCAGAGAGGCCATCAGCCGCGGCGGCACCCCTGGATCGATGCGATGCACCTTGCCGGCAAAGGGTAAAGCCGCGTCCTGGACCAGTCCTCGCTTGATCAGAGCCACGGTGAGGGTGTCAGAGGCCACGGCAACGGCGGTGCCCAGCGGAGTCCCTGAATCACTATCAAGACCTGCTGGGCAGTCCAGGCTGATCAACTGTCCGGGTGCGGAGAGCTGACGCTGTTGCAACAGTTGCGTCACCTGATCTGGGAGTGGTCGGGTCTGGCCAAGACCAAAGAGAGCGTCGATCCAAAGGGATGGATCGGCCGGGTCAGGCTCGAACTCCTGCACAGGCACCCCGAGCCACAGCAGGTGTCGCCAGTGCTCATGGGTCAGGGCCTGCCGCAGGGGCAACGGTGCCCAAAGACGCACGGCGATGCCTTTTTCCAACAACTTTCGCCCCAGGACAAGGCCATCGCCTCCGTTATGTCCGGGCCCCACAAGCACCAAAACCCCTTGAGCAAGACGATCAGGACGTTGCAGACACCACTCCGCCATCCTCTGGCCAACCGTTTCCATCAAGGCAGCGACGGGCAATCCACTGGACAGCCACTGCTGCTCCAGCTCCAGCATCTGGTCACTGCGAACCAGCAGATGATCAGCATCAACAGCTGGCCAATGCATGGAGGGGGCCCATGGGACCTCACTATGGAGAAAGAAGCCCATTCCTGTCCGTCAGCCCATGCCGGCCGCGTTTCCAGTCACAGCCGCCACGATCGCCGGAGCGGAGGCCCTGGATCGACTGCGCCATTGGCCAGGGGAGCACCGTGTTGCCGTCGGCCTCTCCGGTGGTGTGGACAGCTCACTGACCGCAGCGCTGCTTGTCGAGGCCGGCTGGGACGTAGAAGGCCTCACCCTGTGGTTGATGAGCGGAAAGGGAGCCTGTTGTGCGGAAGGACTTGTTGACGCTGCTGGGATCTGCGAGCAACTCGAGATTCCGCACCACGTGGTGGATTCACGCGAAACCTTTCAGCGCGAAATCGTGAATGGCTTGATTGAGGGCTACCAGGCCGGCATCACGCCCTTGCCCTGCTCACGCTGCAACCGGGCTGTGAAGTTCTCGCCAATGCTGCGCTGGGCCCAGGAGGAACGCGGTCTCGCCAGGATTGCCACCGGGCATTACGCCCGACTCCGTTTTGACGACAGCTCCAGCCGATGGCGACTGCTGCGCGGTCTCGATGCACGCAAGGATCAGAGCTACTTCCTCTACGACCTCACCCAGGAGGTGCTCGACCGCGTGGTGTTCCCCCTTGGAGAACTCACCAAGCCCGACACCCGTTTGGAGGCTGCTCGCCATGGACTGCGCACGGCGGCGAAACCGGAAAGCCAAGACCTCTGCCTTGCCGATCACCATGGATCGATGCGGGCCTTTCTGGATGCTTACCTGCCGCCGCGTCAGGGGGAAATTGTTCTCCAGGATGGAACGGTCGTCGGAGAGCATGACGGCATCGAGCACTTCACCATCGGGCAGCGCAAAGGACTTGGCATCGCCTGGAGCGAGCCCCTGCATGTGGTCCGCCTGGATGCCGCGATGAACCGCGTCGTCGTCGCCACTCGCGATCAGGCGGGTCGCGACCACTGCGTTGTGGGCGCCATCAACTGGGTCTCAATCGCTCCACCAGCACCAGGGCAGCGTCAAAAGGTGCACGTACAGGTGCGCTACCGCAGTGCTCCTGTTCCCGCCCAACTCACCACCATGGATGCGGAGGCATCGGATGCTGAAGCCGAACGCCCCCATCGCTGCAGGCTTGACTTTGACGAGCCCCAGTTTTCGATCACTCCTGGACAGGCGGCGGTGTTCTACGACGGTGACGCGGTTCTGGGGGGAGGACTAATCCAGACCGCGACTTGAACAGCGTTGCGGCGGCAATCAAAAGAAGACCCACCAAGGGCCATTCACGCAGTCGTGCGTAGGTGGTCATAACGGTGCTGGGCTGTACCTGCACGGTCAGCACGCCAGGGCGCATCGCTGTCAAACGCGATGTGACCTGTCCATGCGCATTGATCGCAGCCGTAGGACCTGTATTGGCTGCCGACACCAGCGGTCGGGCCGTCTCCACACTGCGCAATTGCGCCAGAGCCAGAAACTGGTGCTGCAAGAGCAAGGGATAAGGGTCCAGATTGGCCGCTGTGAGGATCCATTGCCCTCCGCCTGCCGCCGCCCGGGCGAGGGCCGTGCCGTTGGAGATCTCGTAACAGATCGCGACCTGGGCAGGCGGACCTCCCCAGCGCCAGAGCCTGGACGCCCCCCCAGGTTCAAGGCCTCCCACTGCTGAAAGCCCCGCAAGGCCTGGCAAGGCCGGAGTCCATTCCCCCAAGGGGACAAGACGATGCTTGTCAATCACAGCGGCAGGCGTTGCATCATCGCCTTGCAGCAACAGCAGAGCACTACGCTGACGGCCGGTCACCCAGCGAAAGCCACCGCTGATCAGAGGGACAGGCTCCGCCAGCAAGTTTCCCCGATCCAGCGGCAACGTTCCCTCCGGAGCGATCAGCAGATCAGCCCCATCAGCTTCAGCTCTGGTCAGTGCCGCGCGCAGCAGTCGAGGGAACTGACGCTGACGCTCCGCACTGAATTTCTCTCTGGTGGGAATCGCGGGCTGCCAGAGAGCCAGGTTCAGAGGATCCCTGGAGACATCAGGACGGTCGATCCCGACCAGTGCCGCAGCACCGAGAGCATGCAGGACGACCAAGCCAAGCACTCCAGCACCCAGCAGCCGCAAACGCTTGCGGTCGCAATCAGCACTGGCGACCTGTGTCCATAAGCACCAGCCCAGAAACACCTGCAAGGCCGCCAGACCTCCGGCGCCACACCAGCGCGACAATCCGCCAAGGGCAGGGTCCGCGGGAAATACGCTCCCTCCTACGCCGATCCAGAACAGTGGACCTCGAGAGAGCAGGGTTTCTCCAAGGCCCCAGATCAAAGACAGAACAAGCGCTTGCATCGCACCACCCCGCCCTGGCAGCAGACGAACCAACAGACTCCAGCCGCTCAACAGCAACACCGCAGCCAGCACACAGCCCAGCCAAACCGCTGCAGCCAGAGGAAGACTGAGGAGTTCTGGCACCCCTAACCAGGTGAGTGGGTGCAGGGCAAGCAACCAGCGATGGCTGATCGCCACGGCAAGCCCCCCCCAGAGTGCTGCGGCCAGCGGGTTGAACGCCACAGACCACAGCAAGGCCAGCGCAGGCAGCATCCACCACAGCCCCGACAAGCTCAGACCGGTGCCCGCCAGCACACCTCCCAGCAAAGCCCGAAGCAGGATCTGGGATCGGTCATTGCCCATGGTGCCCCCCAGAGGTTGACGTCATCCTGGAATCACAACGCTCAACATCCGCGATGGAGACCGCCAACCCTCTCCAACAGTTACTGCTGC belongs to Synechococcus sp. WH 7805 and includes:
- a CDS encoding bifunctional ADP-dependent NAD(P)H-hydrate dehydratase/NAD(P)H-hydrate epimerase, with protein sequence MHWPAVDADHLLVRSDQMLELEQQWLSSGLPVAALMETVGQRMAEWCLQRPDRLAQGVLVLVGPGHNGGDGLVLGRKLLEKGIAVRLWAPLPLRQALTHEHWRHLLWLGVPVQEFEPDPADPSLWIDALFGLGQTRPLPDQVTQLLQQRQLSAPGQLISLDCPAGLDSDSGTPLGTAVAVASDTLTVALIKRGLVQDAALPFAGKVHRIDPGVPPRLMASLTSPLVFQVGASDLKTLPVPAEKSTAMKYERGRLLLIAGSERYRGAAHLAVRGALASGAGSVRAALPKVVDQQLWQWAPEVVSEPALESDDSGSLLWGAALERSDLSRLDALLLGPGLGLMEGVWRGWAEPLQTFRGLLVLDADALNQLSGDVEGWRWFLKRMGPTWITPHPQEFERLFPFCDQGSPLERAAAAAERSGVVVLLKGAHSVIADPSGSVRQLVGTDCQVARTGLGDLLAGLAGGWGARLQAAASPADGAALAAAGLLHAQAACGCSRSSGALTIADQLTQLVRSVTRMSDE
- the mnmA gene encoding tRNA 2-thiouridine(34) synthase MnmA, which encodes MPAAFPVTAATIAGAEALDRLRHWPGEHRVAVGLSGGVDSSLTAALLVEAGWDVEGLTLWLMSGKGACCAEGLVDAAGICEQLEIPHHVVDSRETFQREIVNGLIEGYQAGITPLPCSRCNRAVKFSPMLRWAQEERGLARIATGHYARLRFDDSSSRWRLLRGLDARKDQSYFLYDLTQEVLDRVVFPLGELTKPDTRLEAARHGLRTAAKPESQDLCLADHHGSMRAFLDAYLPPRQGEIVLQDGTVVGEHDGIEHFTIGQRKGLGIAWSEPLHVVRLDAAMNRVVVATRDQAGRDHCVVGAINWVSIAPPAPGQRQKVHVQVRYRSAPVPAQLTTMDAEASDAEAERPHRCRLDFDEPQFSITPGQAAVFYDGDAVLGGGLIQTAT
- a CDS encoding apolipoprotein N-acyltransferase, translated to MGNDRSQILLRALLGGVLAGTGLSLSGLWWMLPALALLWSVAFNPLAAALWGGLAVAISHRWLLALHPLTWLGVPELLSLPLAAAVWLGCVLAAVLLLSGWSLLVRLLPGRGGAMQALVLSLIWGLGETLLSRGPLFWIGVGGSVFPADPALGGLSRWCGAGGLAALQVFLGWCLWTQVASADCDRKRLRLLGAGVLGLVVLHALGAAALVGIDRPDVSRDPLNLALWQPAIPTREKFSAERQRQFPRLLRAALTRAEADGADLLIAPEGTLPLDRGNLLAEPVPLISGGFRWVTGRQRSALLLLQGDDATPAAVIDKHRLVPLGEWTPALPGLAGLSAVGGLEPGGASRLWRWGGPPAQVAICYEISNGTALARAAAGGGQWILTAANLDPYPLLLQHQFLALAQLRSVETARPLVSAANTGPTAAINAHGQVTSRLTAMRPGVLTVQVQPSTVMTTYARLREWPLVGLLLIAAATLFKSRSGLVLPPEPRHRRRTPPPVQE